A region from the Benincasa hispida cultivar B227 chromosome 8, ASM972705v1, whole genome shotgun sequence genome encodes:
- the LOC120084101 gene encoding uncharacterized protein LOC120084101 has product MEQRAYWVVNKCNMNLAQAGEERLLELQKLEELCLEAYENSGMYKEKSKLIHDKGLLRKKFRVGQKVSLFNPRLSLMTGILKCKCLGPFEIVNLFPCGAMEIRNPEMGKEFKVNGHHPKILNNGEVNVVYSKLMLTPSSVSPYH; this is encoded by the coding sequence ATGGAGCAAAGAGCATATTGGGTTGTTAACAAATGTAATATGAACTTAGCCCAAGCCGGTGAGGAGAGATTATTGGAATTACAAAAATTGGAGGAGCTATGCTTGGAAGCCTACGAGAACTCAGGAATGTACAAGGAAAAGTCAAAATTAATACATGATAAAGGTCTCTTGAGGAAGAAATTTCGAGTTGGACAGAAAGTGTCACTCTTCAACCCAAGGCTATCACTTATGACCGGTATACTAAAATGTAAATGTCTTGGTCCTTTTGAGATTGTTAACTTGTTTCCTTGTGGTGCAATGGAGATTAGGAACCCAGAGATGGGAAAGGAGTTCAAAGTGAATGGGCACCACCCTAAAATACTCAACAATGGAGAAGTCAACGTGGTTTACTCAAAACTCATGTTGACTCCATCATCTGTGAGCCCGTATCACTAG